In Thermomonas paludicola, the following are encoded in one genomic region:
- the rfbB gene encoding dTDP-glucose 4,6-dehydratase: MATWLVTGGAGFIGGNFVLEAVARGVKVLNLDALTYAGNRDTLASIEGDPNHVFVHGDIGDRALVARLLAEYQPQAVLNFAAESHVDRSIDGPAAFIQTNVVGTLALLESVRDHWKSLQDEAKDAFRFLHVSTDEVYGTLGETGLFTETTPYAPNSPYSASKAASDHLVRAFHHTYGLPVLTTNCSNNYGPYHFPEKLIPLVIAKALAGEPLPVYGDGRQVRDWLFVSDHCAAIRTVLDKGRVGETYNVGGNAEMRNIDVVRAICALLDQRRPREDGRPRESQIAFVADRPGHDRRYAIDASKLRDELGWEPAYSFEKGIAETVDWYLANQDWVNRVLDGSYRLERIGTSA, encoded by the coding sequence ATGGCAACTTGGCTGGTCACCGGCGGTGCCGGATTCATTGGCGGCAACTTCGTGCTGGAGGCGGTGGCGCGCGGCGTCAAGGTGCTGAACCTGGACGCGCTGACCTATGCCGGCAACCGCGACACCCTGGCTTCGATCGAGGGCGATCCTAACCACGTGTTCGTGCATGGCGACATCGGCGACCGCGCGCTGGTGGCGCGTCTGTTGGCCGAATACCAGCCGCAGGCGGTGCTGAACTTCGCCGCCGAGAGCCACGTGGATCGTTCCATCGATGGCCCTGCGGCGTTCATCCAGACCAACGTGGTCGGCACGCTGGCGCTGCTGGAATCGGTGCGCGACCACTGGAAGTCGCTGCAGGACGAGGCGAAGGACGCCTTTCGTTTCCTGCACGTCTCCACCGACGAGGTCTACGGCACGCTGGGCGAGACCGGCCTGTTTACCGAGACCACGCCGTACGCGCCGAACTCGCCGTATTCGGCGTCCAAGGCCGCCTCCGACCACCTGGTGCGCGCCTTCCACCACACCTACGGGCTGCCGGTGCTGACCACCAACTGCAGCAACAACTATGGCCCGTACCACTTCCCCGAAAAGCTCATTCCGCTGGTGATCGCCAAGGCGCTGGCCGGCGAGCCGCTGCCGGTGTATGGCGATGGCAGGCAGGTGCGCGACTGGCTGTTCGTGAGCGATCACTGCGCGGCGATCCGCACCGTGCTGGACAAGGGCCGGGTCGGCGAGACCTACAACGTCGGCGGCAACGCGGAGATGCGGAACATCGACGTGGTTCGCGCGATTTGCGCCCTGCTTGACCAGCGTCGCCCGCGCGAGGATGGCCGGCCGCGCGAATCGCAGATCGCCTTCGTCGCCGATCGCCCCGGCCACGACCGCCGCTACGCCATCGACGCCAGCAAGCTGCGCGACGAGCTGGGCTGGGAGCCGGCGTACAGTTTCGAAAAGGGCATCGCGGAAACCGTGGATTGGTACCTGGCCAACCAGGACTGGGTAAACCGCGTGCTGGACGGTTCCTATCGACTGGAACGCATCGGGACGTCGGCATGA
- a CDS encoding M15 family metallopeptidase — MPRLPSLLLKSALLNTPDIEVWPADLLRARSNAHARLLSRASHVLRRKRDGAFLTAATADGLHPLMPTAAREPGSDAARHALAARPVHLRNGVEHVGVLPLHRLHERLDSLGLDADGYAARTGLDRVAEPGWLAFAGFDRYRRALWLRIDAARAWLRLRDAALRDGIVLEAISGYRSHDYQLGIFERKRAHGMTIDAILQVNAAPGFSEHHSGLALDLGAPGEPPAEESFEATPAFAWLQANAGTHGFAMSYPRDNPHGIVYEPWHWRFSPA, encoded by the coding sequence ATGCCGCGCTTGCCATCCTTGTTGCTGAAATCTGCCCTGCTCAATACGCCCGACATCGAGGTCTGGCCTGCCGACCTGCTGCGTGCGCGCAGCAATGCCCACGCACGCCTGTTGTCGCGCGCGTCGCATGTCCTGCGGCGCAAGCGGGACGGCGCCTTCCTCACCGCCGCCACGGCCGACGGCTTGCACCCGCTGATGCCGACTGCTGCACGCGAACCCGGCAGCGATGCGGCACGGCACGCCCTGGCCGCCCGACCCGTGCATCTGCGCAACGGCGTGGAGCATGTCGGCGTGCTGCCGCTGCATCGATTGCACGAACGGCTGGACTCGCTCGGGCTGGACGCGGATGGCTACGCCGCGCGCACCGGTCTCGATCGGGTCGCCGAACCCGGCTGGCTGGCCTTCGCCGGTTTCGACCGCTATCGGCGGGCGCTGTGGCTGCGCATCGACGCTGCCCGCGCCTGGCTGCGGCTGCGCGACGCCGCCCTGCGCGACGGCATCGTGCTGGAGGCGATCTCCGGCTACCGCAGCCACGACTATCAGTTGGGCATCTTCGAGCGAAAACGCGCGCATGGCATGACCATCGACGCGATCCTGCAGGTCAACGCCGCGCCCGGATTCTCCGAGCATCATTCCGGCCTGGCGCTGGATCTCGGCGCGCCGGGCGAACCGCCGGCCGAGGAATCGTTCGAGGCGACGCCGGCCTTTGCCTGGCTGCAGGCCAATGCCGGGACGCATGGATTTGCCATGAGCTACCCGCGCGACAACCCGCACGGCATCGTGTACGAGCCCTGGCATTGGCGCTTCTCACCGGCGTGA
- a CDS encoding SPFH domain-containing protein — protein sequence MKENPLRSLPGIPFLLAMVLSAAAGVWLLVTGIGPDTGNTGPASVGGIFGGLAMLMLVFFSLTGLYTVQPNQSAVLSLFGKYVGTVHENGLRWNNPFFAKKKISQRVRNFESGKLKVNELGGSPIEIAAVIVWQVVDSAEAVYNVDDYESFVHIQSESALRTMATSYPYDQHEDGQVALRSHAAEVSQHLRDELGERLADAGVRVLDARISHLAYAPEIAQAMLQRQQADAIIAARTRIVAGAVGMVEMALAELQKNNVVQLDDERKAAMVSNLLVVLCGERSTQPIVNAGTLY from the coding sequence ATGAAAGAGAACCCGCTTCGTTCGCTCCCCGGCATTCCCTTCCTGCTGGCGATGGTGTTGAGCGCTGCCGCCGGTGTGTGGTTGCTGGTCACCGGCATCGGCCCGGACACAGGCAATACCGGCCCCGCATCGGTGGGCGGCATCTTCGGTGGCTTGGCCATGCTCATGCTGGTCTTCTTCAGCTTGACCGGCCTGTACACCGTGCAGCCCAACCAGTCGGCGGTGCTCAGCCTGTTCGGCAAATACGTCGGCACCGTGCACGAGAACGGCCTGCGCTGGAACAACCCCTTCTTTGCCAAGAAGAAGATCAGCCAGCGCGTGCGCAACTTCGAAAGCGGCAAGCTCAAGGTCAACGAACTGGGCGGCAGCCCGATCGAGATCGCCGCGGTGATCGTGTGGCAGGTCGTGGATTCCGCCGAAGCGGTTTACAACGTCGATGACTACGAGAGCTTCGTGCATATCCAGTCCGAGTCGGCGCTGCGCACGATGGCCACCAGCTATCCCTACGACCAGCACGAAGATGGCCAGGTCGCCCTGCGCAGCCATGCCGCCGAGGTATCGCAGCACCTGCGCGACGAACTGGGCGAACGGCTGGCCGACGCCGGCGTGCGGGTCCTGGATGCACGCATCAGCCATCTCGCCTACGCGCCGGAAATCGCGCAGGCGATGCTGCAGCGCCAGCAGGCAGACGCCATCATCGCCGCGCGCACGCGGATCGTGGCCGGCGCGGTGGGCATGGTGGAAATGGCGCTGGCCGAACTGCAGAAAAACAACGTCGTGCAGCTGGATGACGAGCGCAAGGCGGCGATGGTCAGCAACCTGCTGGTGGTGCTGTGCGGCGAGCGCAGCACCCAACCCATCGTCAACGCCGGCACCTTGTACTGA
- the pheT gene encoding phenylalanine--tRNA ligase subunit beta, translating to MKFSENWLRQHVKTTATREELAATLTAIGLEVEALTPLGEALDGVVVARILSAEKHPQADKLQVCQVDAGLAAPLQIVCGAPNARAGLVAPLATIGTRIGDITIKAARLRGVESNGMLCSAKELGIDADASGLLELPDDAPVGTPLADYLGLPDASFELKLTPNRADCFSVRGIAFDAAAATGCNVEPLDAAPMPVACDAAMAVELHADAAAPRFVCRVIEGVEVAAKTPLWMAERLRRSGVRPISLLVDVTQYVMLELGQPMHVYDRDLLKGPLGVRAARAGETLILLNGQCATLDPQFLAITDADRVIGLAGIMGGDDTKVGAATRNVVLEAAHFAPAAIIGRSRRLGLHTDAGHRFERGVDPELPRIAIEYATRLVHAIAGGAPGPVIEAALPQHLPQPCAIALRRTRLARVLGTQVDDAEVARILKALGLAVEAVEDGWRVTPPARRFDLAIEEDLIEEIARIHGYDAIPTTLPGGAARLVAASETRSSEHDARQQLVARDYLEAINYAFVDAALLAQWQLADGGVALANPLSAELGVMRTRLLPGLAAALARNVARQQSRVRLFELGRTFAATTDAPLETRRIAAVACGDANAEQWGVAARALDFHDIRGDLDSLAGLAGARLDYRASAHAFAHPGRSADVYRLNEAGDATCIGWIGQLHPRLQQAMGVDAEMYGFELELDALLARPLPRASAQSRFPSVRRDLAVVVPEAVSWAALRASVAVAAGSLLRELHLFDRYAGKGVESGFKSLAMGLILQDDSRTLIDRDVDAVVAEVMAALGSEHGAVIRR from the coding sequence CGGCGTGGTGGTGGCAAGGATCCTGTCCGCCGAAAAGCACCCGCAGGCCGACAAGCTGCAGGTCTGCCAGGTGGATGCCGGCCTTGCTGCGCCGCTGCAGATCGTCTGCGGCGCGCCGAATGCGCGCGCGGGGCTGGTCGCGCCGCTGGCGACTATCGGCACGCGGATCGGCGACATCACCATCAAGGCCGCCAGGCTGCGCGGCGTCGAGTCCAACGGCATGCTGTGCTCGGCCAAGGAGCTCGGCATCGATGCCGATGCCTCGGGCTTGCTGGAACTGCCCGATGACGCGCCGGTCGGCACCCCGCTGGCCGACTACCTTGGCCTGCCCGACGCATCCTTCGAACTGAAATTGACGCCCAACCGCGCTGATTGCTTCAGCGTGCGCGGCATCGCCTTCGATGCCGCTGCGGCCACCGGTTGTAACGTCGAGCCGCTCGATGCCGCGCCGATGCCGGTGGCCTGTGACGCGGCGATGGCGGTGGAGCTGCATGCCGATGCGGCCGCGCCACGCTTCGTGTGCCGCGTGATCGAGGGCGTGGAGGTTGCCGCGAAGACGCCGCTGTGGATGGCCGAACGCCTGCGCCGCAGCGGCGTGCGCCCGATCAGTCTGCTGGTGGATGTCACCCAGTACGTGATGCTGGAACTGGGCCAGCCGATGCATGTCTATGATCGCGACCTGCTCAAGGGCCCGCTGGGCGTGCGCGCCGCGCGCGCTGGTGAAACCCTGATCCTGTTGAACGGGCAGTGCGCAACGCTGGATCCGCAGTTCCTGGCGATCACCGATGCCGACCGCGTGATCGGGTTGGCCGGGATCATGGGCGGCGACGATACCAAGGTGGGCGCGGCCACGCGCAACGTGGTGCTGGAAGCCGCGCACTTCGCGCCGGCGGCGATCATCGGCCGCAGTCGCCGGCTGGGCTTGCATACCGACGCGGGTCATCGCTTCGAACGCGGCGTGGATCCGGAGCTGCCGCGCATCGCCATCGAATACGCCACCCGATTGGTGCACGCCATCGCTGGCGGCGCGCCCGGCCCGGTGATTGAAGCCGCGCTGCCGCAGCACCTGCCGCAGCCGTGCGCCATCGCCCTGCGTCGCACGCGGTTGGCGCGGGTGCTGGGCACGCAGGTGGATGATGCCGAGGTTGCGCGCATCCTCAAGGCGTTGGGGCTTGCAGTGGAAGCCGTGGAGGATGGGTGGAGGGTGACGCCGCCGGCGCGCCGCTTCGATCTTGCGATCGAGGAGGATCTGATCGAGGAAATCGCCCGCATCCACGGCTACGACGCCATCCCCACCACCTTGCCGGGCGGTGCGGCGCGTCTGGTCGCAGCCAGCGAAACCCGCAGCAGCGAGCACGATGCGCGCCAGCAATTGGTGGCACGCGATTATCTGGAGGCGATCAATTACGCGTTCGTGGATGCCGCACTGCTGGCGCAATGGCAGCTTGCCGATGGCGGCGTCGCGCTGGCCAATCCGCTCAGCGCCGAACTCGGCGTGATGCGCACGCGCCTGCTGCCAGGCCTTGCCGCAGCGCTGGCGCGCAACGTGGCAAGGCAGCAATCGCGCGTGCGCCTGTTCGAACTCGGCCGCACGTTCGCGGCAACGACCGATGCGCCGCTGGAAACCCGCCGCATTGCTGCGGTGGCCTGCGGCGATGCGAATGCCGAACAGTGGGGCGTTGCCGCGCGCGCGCTGGACTTCCATGACATCCGCGGCGATCTGGACAGCCTTGCCGGGCTTGCCGGCGCGCGGCTCGACTATCGCGCCTCGGCGCATGCATTCGCGCATCCCGGACGTTCTGCCGACGTGTATCGCCTGAACGAAGCAGGCGACGCCACGTGCATCGGCTGGATCGGGCAGCTGCATCCGCGCCTGCAACAGGCGATGGGGGTGGATGCCGAGATGTACGGATTCGAACTGGAGCTCGATGCGTTGCTGGCGCGTCCGCTGCCGCGCGCGTCTGCGCAGTCGCGCTTCCCGTCGGTGCGTCGCGATCTTGCCGTGGTGGTGCCGGAGGCGGTGTCCTGGGCGGCGCTGCGCGCGTCGGTGGCCGTGGCCGCCGGCAGCCTGCTGCGCGAGTTGCACCTGTTTGACCGATACGCCGGCAAAGGCGTGGAATCGGGTTTCAAGAGTTTGGCTATGGGCTTGATTTTGCAGGACGATTCCCGCACCCTGATAGACCGCGATGTGGATGCCGTGGTGGCCGAGGTGATGGCCGCGCTGGGCAGTGAACACGGCGCGGTCATTCGGCGCTGA
- a CDS encoding arginyltransferase, producing the protein MGNDADNLRMFHTATHPCGYWHDREARDLVLDPRDPRLPEFYPLALQWGFRRSGDIVYRPSCAGCRACVPVRIPVAEFVPNRSQRRCLSRNGDLQTHIVAPTCTDEYLALYRRYLGARHSGGGMDDHGTHEFEQFLIGSWNQGRFLELRETGSHRLLAVAVTDLLPDALSAVYTFYDPEQSARGLGTLGVLKQLEWARRDHYAHLYLGYWIEGHPKMHYKHRFQPLEAFNGRGWQALLPG; encoded by the coding sequence ATGGGCAACGATGCCGACAACCTGCGCATGTTCCACACCGCCACGCATCCCTGCGGTTATTGGCATGACCGCGAGGCGCGCGACCTGGTGCTGGACCCGCGCGACCCGCGCCTGCCGGAGTTTTATCCGTTGGCGCTGCAATGGGGCTTCCGTCGCTCCGGCGACATCGTCTATCGCCCCAGTTGCGCTGGCTGCCGCGCCTGCGTGCCGGTGCGCATCCCCGTGGCGGAGTTCGTGCCCAACCGCAGCCAGCGCCGCTGCCTGTCACGCAACGGCGATCTTCAAACCCATATCGTTGCGCCCACCTGCACCGACGAATACCTGGCGCTGTACCGGAGATACCTGGGCGCGCGCCATTCTGGCGGCGGCATGGATGACCACGGCACGCACGAATTCGAACAATTCCTGATCGGCTCCTGGAACCAGGGACGCTTCCTCGAACTGCGTGAAACCGGCAGCCACCGCCTGCTGGCGGTCGCGGTCACCGACCTGCTGCCCGACGCCCTATCGGCGGTCTATACCTTCTACGACCCCGAACAAAGCGCGCGCGGGCTGGGCACGCTGGGCGTGCTGAAGCAACTCGAATGGGCGCGCCGCGACCACTACGCGCACCTGTACCTGGGCTACTGGATCGAAGGCCACCCGAAGATGCACTACAAACATCGCTTCCAGCCACTGGAGGCGTTCAACGGGCGCGGTTGGCAGGCGCTGCTGCCGGGCTAG
- a CDS encoding MerR family transcriptional regulator, which translates to MLDPGSNRELPPIPAKRYFTIGEVSELCDVKPHVLRYWETEFPSLEPSKRRGNRRYYQRHDVLMVRQIRSLLYEQGYTIGGARLRLEGDGAKQESALSNQIVRQVRTELEEVLQILRR; encoded by the coding sequence ATGCTTGACCCCGGCAGCAACCGCGAACTTCCGCCGATTCCCGCCAAGCGCTACTTCACCATCGGTGAAGTCAGCGAGCTGTGCGACGTCAAGCCGCACGTGCTGCGTTATTGGGAAACCGAATTCCCCAGCCTGGAGCCGTCCAAGCGTCGTGGCAACCGCCGCTACTACCAGCGCCACGACGTGCTGATGGTGCGCCAGATCCGCAGCCTGCTGTACGAACAGGGCTATACCATCGGCGGCGCGCGCCTGCGCCTGGAAGGCGATGGCGCGAAGCAGGAATCGGCGCTCAGCAACCAGATCGTCCGCCAGGTGCGCACCGAGCTGGAAGAAGTCCTGCAGATCCTGCGCCGCTGA
- a CDS encoding alpha/beta hydrolase yields MRRTILSAFLAASLSLATGAGAQTTDPKALATQTLDLLDAGNYAKAETLFGAQMAAAVPEDKLKAVWESLPAQVGKLQGRGDAAVSAQGGATLVQIPLHYEKAELVAKFAIDSDGKVVGFLIQPAQAAATMPAPALASDANFSERDFAVGESGRALPGTLSMPNGNGPFPAVVLVHGSGPQDRDESIGANKPFLDIARGLAAQGIAVLRYEKRTKARPQDFASGDFGVDDETTNDAVLAVDALRKTEGIDPKRVFVLGHSQGGLMGPRIAAVSGHVAGLVLLAAPSRPLLDILIEQNRRLAVLDDGKISDAERAAINALVEQVRITRDPRTAPSTATVMGQPAGYWRSIDGVDPVAEAQKVKLPMLLLQGGRDIQVVDADWQNWRDAFHGNPKVAFKLYETLNHLGIAGEGEGSLAEYGTPGHVDATLIHDVASWVKAH; encoded by the coding sequence ATGCGCCGCACGATACTCTCCGCGTTCCTGGCAGCCTCGCTCTCGCTGGCCACTGGCGCGGGTGCCCAGACCACCGACCCCAAGGCCCTCGCCACGCAGACGCTGGACCTGCTCGACGCCGGCAACTACGCCAAGGCCGAGACCCTGTTCGGCGCGCAAATGGCCGCAGCCGTGCCGGAGGACAAGCTGAAAGCGGTGTGGGAATCGCTGCCGGCGCAGGTGGGCAAACTCCAGGGGCGCGGCGACGCGGCAGTGTCTGCGCAAGGTGGCGCCACGCTGGTGCAGATCCCGCTGCATTACGAAAAAGCCGAGCTGGTGGCGAAGTTCGCCATCGACAGCGACGGCAAGGTCGTGGGTTTCCTGATCCAGCCCGCGCAAGCTGCGGCAACCATGCCTGCCCCTGCCCTGGCCAGCGACGCCAACTTCAGCGAACGCGATTTTGCCGTTGGCGAAAGCGGCCGTGCGTTGCCCGGCACGCTGTCGATGCCGAACGGGAATGGACCATTCCCGGCGGTGGTGCTGGTACATGGCTCCGGCCCCCAGGATCGTGACGAAAGCATCGGCGCCAACAAGCCCTTCCTCGACATCGCGCGCGGCCTCGCCGCGCAGGGCATCGCCGTCCTGCGTTATGAAAAGCGCACCAAGGCGCGCCCGCAGGACTTTGCCAGCGGCGACTTCGGCGTGGATGACGAAACCACCAACGACGCCGTGCTGGCGGTCGATGCGCTGCGCAAGACCGAAGGCATCGACCCCAAGCGCGTGTTCGTGCTCGGCCACAGCCAGGGCGGGCTGATGGGGCCGCGCATCGCCGCGGTGTCTGGACACGTGGCCGGGCTGGTGCTGCTGGCCGCCCCGTCGCGCCCGCTGCTGGACATCCTGATCGAACAGAATCGGCGCCTCGCCGTCCTCGATGACGGCAAGATCAGCGACGCCGAGCGTGCCGCCATCAACGCGCTGGTCGAGCAGGTGCGCATCACCCGCGACCCACGCACCGCCCCTTCCACAGCAACCGTGATGGGCCAACCGGCAGGTTACTGGCGCAGTATCGACGGCGTGGACCCGGTGGCCGAAGCGCAGAAGGTCAAGCTGCCGATGCTGTTGCTGCAAGGTGGGCGCGATATCCAGGTGGTGGATGCCGACTGGCAGAACTGGCGCGACGCCTTCCACGGCAATCCCAAGGTCGCGTTCAAGCTGTATGAAACGCTCAACCACCTCGGCATCGCCGGCGAAGGCGAAGGCAGCCTCGCGGAATACGGCACGCCGGGCCATGTGGATGCAACGCTGATCCACGATGTCGCCAGCTGGGTCAAGGCCCACTAA
- the rfbA gene encoding glucose-1-phosphate thymidylyltransferase RfbA produces the protein MTQRKGIILAGGSGTRLYPITQAISKQLLPVYDKPMIYYPLSVLMLAGIRDVLVINTPHEQDLFKRLLGDGSQWGMRIEYAVQPSPDGLAQALLIGRDFLAGGPSCLVLGDNIYYGDGFTRLLRRADAREQGASVFGYWVRDPERYGVAEFDAGGTVVGLEEKPEKPKSNYAVTGLYFYDGRASEFAAGLKPSARGELEITDLNRCYLESGALHLEKMGRGYAWLDTGTHESLVEASTFIETIEKRQGLRVCCPEEIAFLNGWIDAAKLQALAAPLAKNGYGQYLLGLLEQGRSA, from the coding sequence ATGACACAACGCAAAGGCATCATCCTCGCCGGCGGCTCCGGCACCCGGCTGTATCCGATCACGCAGGCGATCAGCAAACAGCTGCTGCCGGTGTACGACAAGCCGATGATCTATTACCCGCTCAGCGTGCTGATGCTGGCGGGCATCCGTGACGTCCTGGTCATCAATACGCCGCACGAACAGGACCTGTTCAAACGCCTGCTGGGCGATGGTTCGCAGTGGGGCATGCGGATCGAATACGCGGTACAGCCCAGCCCGGACGGATTGGCGCAGGCGTTGCTGATCGGCCGCGACTTCCTTGCCGGCGGCCCGAGCTGCCTGGTGCTGGGCGACAACATTTATTACGGCGACGGTTTCACCAGGCTCCTGCGCCGCGCCGATGCGCGCGAGCAAGGTGCAAGCGTGTTCGGCTATTGGGTGCGCGATCCCGAACGCTACGGTGTCGCTGAATTCGATGCCGGCGGCACGGTGGTCGGGTTGGAAGAGAAGCCGGAAAAGCCGAAGTCGAACTACGCCGTGACCGGGCTCTATTTCTACGACGGGCGTGCCAGTGAATTTGCCGCGGGGTTGAAACCATCGGCGCGTGGTGAGCTGGAGATCACCGACCTCAACCGCTGCTATCTCGAAAGCGGCGCGCTGCACCTCGAGAAAATGGGGCGCGGTTATGCGTGGTTGGATACCGGCACCCACGAGTCGCTGGTCGAGGCATCGACCTTCATCGAGACCATCGAAAAGCGGCAGGGGCTGCGGGTCTGCTGCCCGGAGGAAATCGCGTTCTTGAATGGCTGGATCGACGCAGCGAAGCTGCAGGCGCTGGCTGCGCCGCTGGCCAAGAACGGTTACGGCCAATACCTGCTCGGATTGCTGGAACAGGGCCGGAGCGCATGA
- a CDS encoding Arc family DNA binding domain-containing protein has product MSEKKAYPLRINADVLAAAQRWADDELRSLNAQIEYVLRDALRKAGRLAAQGTSKQQPKAGNSTPEIEG; this is encoded by the coding sequence ATGTCTGAGAAGAAGGCCTATCCGCTGCGCATCAACGCCGACGTGCTGGCGGCGGCGCAACGCTGGGCCGATGACGAACTCCGCAGCCTCAATGCGCAGATCGAATACGTGCTGCGCGACGCCCTGCGCAAGGCTGGCCGGCTGGCCGCACAGGGCACTTCCAAACAGCAGCCGAAGGCCGGCAACAGCACACCGGAGATCGAAGGATGA
- the rfbC gene encoding dTDP-4-dehydrorhamnose 3,5-epimerase, whose protein sequence is MKRIETRLPGCVVIEPAVHADERGFFYESWNAARFAEHGLPMQFVQHNVSRSRRGVLRGLHYQWPEHAQGKLVNVLEGEVYDVAVDIRRGSPTFGQHAAAVLSADNKRHFWTPEGFAHGFLVLSDTALVTYLCTAPYDRGSENSLRWDDPRLAIDWPLAEVSLSAKDAAAPLLADIAAERLPQYAA, encoded by the coding sequence ATGAAGCGGATCGAAACGCGGCTGCCGGGCTGCGTGGTGATCGAGCCCGCCGTGCATGCCGATGAGCGCGGGTTCTTCTACGAAAGCTGGAATGCCGCGCGCTTCGCCGAACACGGCTTGCCCATGCAGTTCGTCCAGCACAACGTCTCGCGGTCACGGCGTGGCGTCTTGCGTGGGCTGCACTACCAGTGGCCGGAGCATGCACAGGGCAAGCTGGTCAACGTGCTGGAGGGCGAGGTATACGACGTGGCGGTGGACATCCGGCGCGGCTCGCCCACCTTCGGCCAGCATGCGGCTGCGGTCCTGAGCGCCGACAACAAGCGCCATTTCTGGACCCCGGAAGGTTTCGCCCACGGGTTCCTGGTGCTCAGCGACACGGCATTGGTCACCTATCTGTGCACCGCGCCCTACGACCGGGGCAGCGAAAATTCGCTGCGCTGGGACGATCCACGGCTGGCCATCGACTGGCCGCTGGCGGAGGTGTCGCTTTCCGCCAAGGACGCGGCCGCGCCGCTGCTGGCCGACATCGCGGCGGAACGCCTGCCGCAGTACGCCGCATGA
- the rfbD gene encoding dTDP-4-dehydrorhamnose reductase has product MRLLLLGGNGQVGRELRRTLPALGELVVATREGGDGEPAADFDAPDALGELVRRIAPDVVVNAAAYTAVDRAESEPDAAFRVNARAPGAIAQACAATGALLLHFSTDYVFDGSASRPYREDDATAPLGVYGASKLAGEDAVRASGARHAILRAAWVYAAHGNNFMRSMLRLAGERDALRVVVDQIGAPTPAAWIADASAQIIGQGVADTGIWNLTAAGHVSWHGFAGAIFDEAQALGLLARNPSVLAIPAADYPTPARRPAYSVLDTAKLRRDFGIVPPDWRDGLRATLRELAATR; this is encoded by the coding sequence ATGAGGTTGCTGCTGCTGGGCGGCAACGGTCAGGTCGGGCGCGAACTGCGGCGCACGCTGCCGGCGCTGGGCGAGCTGGTGGTGGCGACGCGCGAGGGGGGCGACGGCGAGCCCGCAGCCGATTTCGACGCGCCCGATGCGCTGGGCGAACTGGTGCGGCGCATCGCCCCCGACGTGGTGGTCAATGCCGCCGCCTACACCGCGGTGGACCGTGCCGAAAGCGAGCCCGACGCCGCGTTCCGGGTCAACGCGCGGGCACCGGGCGCCATCGCCCAGGCCTGCGCGGCGACCGGTGCGCTGCTGCTGCATTTCTCCACCGACTACGTGTTCGATGGCAGCGCCTCGCGTCCGTATCGCGAGGACGACGCCACCGCGCCGCTGGGCGTGTACGGCGCCAGCAAGCTGGCCGGCGAGGACGCGGTCCGCGCCAGCGGCGCGCGCCACGCGATCCTGCGCGCGGCGTGGGTGTATGCGGCGCACGGCAACAATTTCATGCGCAGCATGCTGCGCCTTGCGGGCGAGCGCGACGCACTGCGCGTGGTGGTGGATCAAATCGGCGCGCCCACGCCGGCGGCGTGGATCGCCGATGCCAGCGCGCAGATCATCGGGCAAGGCGTGGCGGACACTGGCATCTGGAATTTGACCGCTGCCGGCCACGTCAGCTGGCATGGGTTTGCCGGCGCGATTTTCGATGAGGCGCAGGCGCTGGGGTTGCTGGCGCGCAACCCAAGCGTGTTGGCGATCCCTGCAGCCGATTACCCCACGCCGGCACGGCGCCCCGCGTATTCGGTGCTGGACACCGCCAAGCTGCGCCGCGATTTCGGCATCGTGCCGCCGGACTGGCGCGACGGCTTGCGCGCCACGCTGCGCGAGCTTGCCGCCACGCGTTGA
- a CDS encoding integration host factor subunit alpha, giving the protein MALTKAEMAERIYEDVGLNKREAKEFVDAFFDALRQALEQGRQVKLSGFGNFDLRRKNPRPGRNPKTGQEIPITARTVVTFRPGQKLKERVEAFAGDVHA; this is encoded by the coding sequence ATGGCCTTGACCAAGGCGGAAATGGCGGAACGGATTTACGAGGACGTGGGGCTGAACAAGCGCGAGGCGAAGGAATTCGTCGATGCCTTTTTCGATGCCCTGCGTCAGGCATTGGAACAGGGACGACAGGTGAAGCTGTCGGGCTTCGGCAATTTCGACCTGCGGCGGAAAAACCCGCGGCCTGGCCGCAATCCCAAGACCGGGCAAGAAATCCCGATCACCGCGCGCACCGTGGTGACGTTCCGTCCCGGGCAGAAGTTGAAGGAACGCGTGGAAGCATTCGCCGGGGACGTTCATGCTTGA